From Aegilops tauschii subsp. strangulata cultivar AL8/78 unplaced genomic scaffold, Aet v6.0 ptg000425l_subseq_1:329548_obj, whole genome shotgun sequence, one genomic window encodes:
- the LOC141030471 gene encoding uncharacterized protein, with amino-acid sequence MEIAVSMKEIYLHDWQVCEDCGYLDPNIKKDKGCSARGEDTTQLNLPNPNKERQTRTNKVTNIAGAKTGNTASKQDGAFKKEYDAETPSPSSPEEPDLGFPLRLKRGVAEGLDNASKEETTSAYAAVASIGKPSRDFSLARG; translated from the exons ATGGAAATTGCGGTGAGCATGAAGGAGATATATCTGCATGACTGGCAGGTGTGCGAGGACTGCGGGTACTTGGATCCCAATATCAAG AAAGACAAGGGATGCTCAGCCCGAGGAGAAGATACAACACAGCTAAACCTACCAAACCCAAACAAAGAGCGGCAAACTCGAACTAACAAGGTCACCAACATCGCCGGAGCCAAGACCGGGAACACCGCGAGCAAGCAAGatggcgccttcaagaaggaataCGATGCCGAGACACCGTCGCCATCCAGTCCGGAGGAACcggacctagggtttcccctcagGTTGAAGAGGGGCGTAGCCGAGGGCCTTGACAACGCCTCCAAGGAGGAAACGACATCCGCATACGCCGCCGTTGCCAGCATCGGCAAACCGAGCAGGGATTTCTCCCTGGCCCGAGGCTGA